One segment of Pseudoalteromonas rubra DNA contains the following:
- a CDS encoding response regulator: MEQQISILIVDDVGTVRSFLHQTLMHLGIDNVKEASTAKQCIAACEEQHFDIVFLDIELPDGDGKELIAELAEINPDINVVMVSAHSTVDNVKDAIERGAKGFVVKPFSPKKIAAMLKKFYPKLELA; the protein is encoded by the coding sequence ATGGAACAACAAATCTCTATATTAATTGTTGATGACGTAGGCACTGTTCGCAGTTTCTTGCATCAGACTCTGATGCACTTGGGCATCGATAACGTAAAAGAAGCGTCAACGGCGAAACAGTGTATTGCTGCATGCGAAGAGCAGCACTTCGATATCGTGTTTTTGGATATCGAACTTCCTGATGGAGATGGCAAAGAGCTGATCGCTGAGCTGGCTGAAATTAACCCGGATATTAATGTGGTTATGGTGTCGGCACACTCAACGGTTGATAACGTTAAGGATGCGATTGAACGGGGAGCCAAGGGGTTTGTGGTTAAACCATTTTCACCCAAGAAAATAGCCGCAATGTTGAAAAAGTTCTATCCCAAACTCGAGTTAGCCTAA
- the ribF gene encoding bifunctional riboflavin kinase/FAD synthetase, with amino-acid sequence MQLIRGIHNIRPHHYGCVLTIGNFDGVHLGHTEVLKGLVEDARVHNLPSTVMLFEPQPQEFFAKQQAPARLTRLRDKLALLADIGIERVICVSFNARFANFQAEEFVREVLSAKLGVRALTVGDDFRFGKGRVGDFSMLQRLGRELNMKVTDTQSFRQRNSRVSSTLIRAALAEGDVGLAHEMLGHTYAISGRVIHGWKKGRELGFKTANVALKRQVSPVQGVFAVRVRVHDIVYCGVANVGTKPTLNGKRALLEVHIFNFDQEIYGQFIKVELLHKLRDEQKFESLQQLTEQIAQDVIAAKHFFQ; translated from the coding sequence ATGCAATTGATCAGAGGGATCCATAATATTCGACCCCACCACTATGGCTGTGTGTTGACGATAGGAAACTTTGATGGCGTACATTTGGGGCACACCGAAGTGCTAAAAGGCCTGGTGGAAGATGCTCGGGTACATAACCTGCCAAGTACGGTTATGCTGTTTGAGCCACAACCACAAGAGTTTTTTGCCAAACAGCAAGCGCCAGCGCGGTTGACCCGATTGAGAGATAAGCTCGCATTATTGGCGGACATTGGTATTGAACGTGTGATTTGTGTCAGTTTTAATGCGCGATTTGCTAACTTTCAGGCCGAAGAGTTTGTCCGTGAAGTGCTGAGCGCAAAATTGGGTGTCAGAGCCCTGACCGTTGGTGATGACTTCCGCTTTGGCAAAGGCCGGGTCGGGGACTTTTCGATGTTGCAGCGACTGGGTCGTGAGTTGAACATGAAAGTGACGGACACGCAGAGCTTCAGACAAAGGAATAGCCGGGTCAGTAGCACTCTGATCCGTGCTGCACTGGCTGAAGGCGATGTTGGGCTGGCCCATGAAATGCTAGGCCACACTTATGCGATTTCAGGGCGGGTGATCCATGGCTGGAAAAAAGGCCGTGAGTTGGGGTTTAAAACCGCCAATGTAGCGCTTAAACGCCAGGTTAGCCCTGTTCAGGGCGTGTTTGCAGTGCGTGTCAGGGTGCATGACATTGTTTACTGTGGTGTTGCCAACGTTGGTACAAAGCCCACCTTGAATGGTAAGCGAGCCTTACTAGAGGTACATATTTTCAACTTTGACCAGGAAATTTATGGTCAATTCATAAAAGTGGAGCTGCTCCATAAGCTCCGTGATGAACAAAAATTTGAGTCATTGCAGCAGTTAACTGAGCAAATTGCTCAGGACGTCATTGCTGCAAAACACTTTTTTCAATAA
- a CDS encoding sensor histidine kinase, protein MDKSEAIGLGLLKAMVSERGVLAMLIASQSLSFIYTLADYDDFWLTLGLVSLFTHSNALLSLAIISLISVLNVSKPQHNGVLELSIVFVVFISVCIGLSIGIQFTPLTSHVAVDWGPVFSHSAICCFVVVILLYFMSIYIDNVNALELAARAEIDALHARIRPHFLHNTLNTLAELTHENAEDAEKAALLLARLMRVSLAEKKWHTIADEVALTKDYLSLERFRFEQRLQVQWIIDDALLAVPIPTLTLQPLVENAVLHGIEKRVEGGVITIQIEQVRDTFSLRVTNPLPHSTHHSNGNGIATKNIDKRLSLYYQRRASLRIAQDNDKFVATILLPDTGAYELSDFG, encoded by the coding sequence ATGGATAAGTCAGAGGCGATTGGCCTGGGACTGTTAAAAGCCATGGTATCTGAGCGAGGTGTGTTGGCTATGCTGATCGCCTCGCAGTCCCTTTCTTTTATTTATACACTCGCCGATTATGATGATTTCTGGCTGACCCTGGGCTTGGTGAGTTTATTCACCCACAGTAATGCCTTATTGTCTTTGGCCATCATTTCACTTATTAGTGTTTTAAATGTGTCTAAACCACAGCACAATGGGGTGCTTGAGCTGAGCATCGTCTTTGTGGTTTTCATCAGTGTCTGTATAGGGCTGAGTATTGGGATCCAGTTTACCCCTTTAACTTCTCACGTTGCTGTAGACTGGGGACCGGTGTTTAGCCATAGCGCAATTTGCTGCTTTGTGGTGGTAATCCTGTTGTATTTTATGTCTATCTATATTGATAATGTGAATGCACTTGAATTGGCCGCTCGAGCAGAAATTGACGCGTTACATGCCAGGATCAGGCCGCACTTTTTGCACAATACTCTAAACACCCTTGCCGAGTTGACGCACGAGAATGCTGAGGACGCAGAAAAAGCAGCATTATTGTTGGCACGCCTGATGCGCGTATCACTGGCAGAAAAAAAGTGGCACACCATTGCGGATGAAGTGGCTCTAACGAAAGACTATCTCAGCCTGGAGCGCTTTCGCTTTGAGCAAAGGCTGCAGGTACAGTGGATAATTGACGATGCTTTATTGGCTGTGCCGATCCCGACATTGACGCTCCAGCCACTGGTCGAAAATGCTGTGTTGCACGGCATTGAGAAACGCGTTGAGGGTGGCGTCATTACTATCCAAATTGAGCAGGTTCGCGATACGTTTTCATTACGTGTCACCAATCCATTGCCTCATTCTACCCATCATTCCAATGGCAATGGGATTGCAACTAAAAACATAGATAAACGGCTTTCTCTGTATTATCAACGTCGGGCTAGTTTGAGGATTGCACAAGATAATGATAAATTCGTAGCAACCATCCTTTTACCTGACACCGGAGCTTATGAATTATCTGATTTTGGATGA
- the ileS gene encoding isoleucine--tRNA ligase, with translation MSDYKHTLNLPETEFPMRGNLAQREPKMLKKWYEQDLYGQIRNAKKGKKPFILHDGPPYANGNIHLGHSVNKILKDIIIKSKTLSDFDAPYVPGWDCHGLPIELQVEKKVGKPGKKVSVAEFREKCRDYARKQVDGQKTDFKRLGVLGDWDRPYLTMNFDFEANALRVLGRIIKNGHLHKGAKPVHWCTDCGSALAEAEVEYQDKQSPAIDVKFDFVDEQALVSAFALDDEHQGSGAVSTVIWTTTPWTLPANRAVAVHGGLEYALVQIEDEGQEQRMVLGSELVKDAMDRFGFNRYHVLGYAKGAVLENLRVAHPFYDFDVPVILGEHVTTDSGTGIVHTAPGHGPEDFAAGQAYDLEVANPVGANGVFLPDTPVFAGQHVFKANDAIIEHLKEKGALVHHHAMTHSYPHCWRHKTPIIFRATPQWFVSMDQANLRQDSMAEISKTQWIPEWGENRIANMVEGRPDWCISRQRTWGVPIALFVDKDTGALHPHTETLIEEVAKLVEQKGIQAWYDLEPATLLNEADAQQYVKVQDTLDVWFDSGVTHACVVDAREELSGPADLYLEGSDQHRGWFMSSMMTSVAINGHAPYRQVLTHGFTVDEKGHKMSKSLGNVISPQDIMNKLGADILRLWVASTDYTAEMTVSDQIFKRAADRYRRIRNTSRYLLSNLSGFNPATDLVAVEDMIELDRWIVSRAAQLQQEIVEAYDNYQMLVVTQKLMNFCTGELGSFYLDVIKDRQYTAKSDSHARRSCQSALYHIAEAMTRWMAPIMSFTAQEIWEVLPGERGEFVFTDVWYDGLTQVSEGQLSNDFWQELLAVRDEVNKVLESARKEEIIGATLQAEVTLYTGGDLAEKLQTLQDELRFVLLTSKAQVEVVNAKPEGAVSTEIDGLFISVTATQAPKCDRCWHHCEDVGQHDAHPELCGRCVTNVDGAGEQRQFA, from the coding sequence ATGAGCGACTACAAGCATACGTTAAATCTACCGGAAACTGAGTTTCCAATGCGTGGCAATTTGGCACAACGCGAGCCCAAAATGCTTAAAAAATGGTACGAGCAAGACCTGTATGGTCAGATCCGCAATGCCAAAAAAGGCAAAAAGCCATTTATTTTGCATGATGGCCCTCCTTACGCCAATGGTAATATTCACTTAGGTCACTCTGTAAATAAAATTCTTAAAGATATTATTATTAAGTCAAAGACACTTTCCGACTTCGACGCACCATACGTGCCGGGCTGGGACTGTCACGGGCTACCGATTGAGCTACAAGTTGAGAAAAAAGTTGGTAAGCCAGGTAAAAAAGTATCTGTTGCTGAGTTTCGTGAAAAGTGTCGTGACTACGCGCGTAAACAAGTAGACGGACAAAAGACAGACTTTAAACGTCTGGGCGTTTTGGGTGACTGGGATCGCCCTTACCTGACAATGAACTTTGATTTCGAAGCTAATGCACTACGTGTGTTAGGTCGCATCATTAAAAATGGTCATCTGCACAAAGGGGCTAAGCCTGTTCATTGGTGTACAGACTGTGGCTCGGCTTTGGCGGAAGCGGAAGTAGAGTATCAGGACAAACAATCTCCTGCGATTGATGTTAAGTTCGATTTTGTCGATGAACAGGCGTTAGTAAGCGCCTTTGCATTGGATGACGAACATCAGGGTAGCGGTGCTGTCAGCACTGTGATCTGGACAACGACTCCTTGGACCCTGCCTGCCAACCGCGCAGTGGCTGTTCATGGTGGACTTGAGTACGCGTTGGTACAAATCGAAGATGAAGGCCAAGAGCAACGTATGGTTTTGGGCTCAGAGCTAGTTAAAGATGCGATGGACCGGTTTGGGTTTAATCGTTATCACGTGCTGGGCTATGCCAAAGGCGCGGTGCTTGAAAACCTGCGTGTTGCGCATCCTTTCTATGACTTTGACGTACCAGTCATCCTGGGTGAGCACGTAACAACTGATTCAGGTACTGGTATTGTTCACACCGCACCTGGCCATGGCCCAGAGGATTTTGCAGCAGGTCAGGCTTATGATCTGGAAGTGGCAAATCCGGTGGGGGCAAATGGTGTATTCCTGCCAGATACGCCAGTGTTCGCCGGTCAGCATGTGTTTAAAGCAAATGATGCCATTATTGAGCATTTAAAAGAAAAAGGTGCTTTGGTTCATCATCATGCTATGACTCACAGTTACCCACACTGCTGGCGTCACAAAACGCCGATTATCTTCCGTGCGACACCACAATGGTTCGTTAGCATGGATCAGGCGAACTTGCGCCAGGATTCTATGGCAGAAATTAGCAAAACTCAGTGGATCCCTGAGTGGGGTGAAAACCGTATTGCAAACATGGTTGAAGGACGCCCGGACTGGTGTATCTCTCGTCAGCGTACTTGGGGTGTACCAATCGCTTTGTTTGTTGACAAAGATACAGGTGCACTGCACCCGCACACCGAGACCTTGATTGAAGAAGTCGCTAAGCTGGTTGAACAAAAAGGCATTCAAGCCTGGTATGACCTTGAGCCTGCAACTTTGCTTAACGAGGCTGATGCGCAACAGTATGTCAAAGTACAGGATACGCTGGACGTGTGGTTCGATTCAGGCGTAACTCATGCCTGTGTTGTAGATGCGCGCGAAGAGCTGAGTGGTCCAGCTGATCTTTATCTGGAAGGATCGGATCAGCACCGTGGTTGGTTCATGTCGTCGATGATGACTTCCGTGGCCATCAACGGCCATGCACCTTACCGTCAGGTTCTGACACATGGCTTCACTGTGGACGAGAAAGGCCACAAAATGTCAAAGTCGCTGGGTAACGTGATTTCACCTCAGGACATCATGAATAAGCTGGGTGCAGATATTCTTCGTCTGTGGGTCGCTTCAACTGATTACACGGCTGAAATGACAGTTTCAGATCAGATTTTCAAGCGTGCCGCAGACCGTTATCGTCGTATCCGTAACACCAGTCGTTACCTGCTGTCGAACCTGAGCGGTTTTAACCCTGCAACGGACTTGGTGGCTGTTGAAGATATGATTGAGCTGGACCGCTGGATTGTTAGCCGTGCAGCGCAATTACAGCAGGAGATAGTAGAGGCGTACGATAACTATCAAATGCTGGTTGTAACACAGAAACTCATGAATTTCTGTACCGGAGAACTCGGTTCTTTCTATCTTGACGTGATTAAAGACCGTCAGTACACCGCTAAGAGTGACAGCCATGCGCGTCGTTCTTGTCAAAGTGCGCTATATCATATTGCGGAAGCCATGACACGCTGGATGGCGCCTATCATGAGCTTTACTGCTCAGGAAATCTGGGAAGTATTGCCAGGTGAGCGTGGCGAGTTTGTCTTTACTGATGTCTGGTACGATGGCCTGACACAGGTGAGCGAAGGTCAACTGAGTAATGATTTCTGGCAAGAGCTATTGGCCGTTCGCGATGAAGTGAACAAGGTGCTGGAAAGTGCGCGTAAAGAAGAGATCATCGGCGCGACCTTACAGGCGGAAGTAACACTTTACACTGGGGGTGACCTGGCTGAGAAACTGCAAACCCTGCAAGACGAATTGCGATTTGTGTTGCTAACGTCTAAAGCTCAGGTGGAAGTGGTGAATGCTAAGCCAGAAGGCGCAGTTTCAACGGAGATTGACGGTTTGTTTATCTCAGTGACGGCAACACAGGCACCTAAGTGTGACCGTTGTTGGCACCATTGTGAGGATGTAGGTCAGCACGATGCGCATCCTGAGTTGTGTGGCCGTTGTGTGACCAATGTTGACGGCGCTGGTGAACAGCGTCAGTTTGCTTAA
- the smrA gene encoding DNA endonuclease SmrA has translation MAMTDEELFLASMGDVVPLAQDKKAELRRQQNEPTLAQLARREAAEQEQDFDPNFLSTEYVDLLDPHDLLSYKKDGVQQGVFKNLRLGKYQIDATLDLHGKPFREARKSLFDFIIDCHQRSIRVLLIRHGIGLKSKPFPAILKSYCNKWLQEMPQILAFHSALSCHGGNGATYVLLKKSEEKKVENREKHAKR, from the coding sequence ATGGCCATGACAGATGAAGAACTTTTTCTCGCCTCAATGGGGGACGTCGTCCCCTTAGCACAAGACAAAAAAGCGGAGCTCAGGCGTCAACAAAACGAGCCTACACTGGCGCAGCTAGCACGTCGGGAAGCCGCTGAGCAGGAACAAGACTTCGATCCTAATTTTCTCTCCACTGAGTATGTAGACTTGCTTGATCCCCATGACCTGCTTAGTTACAAAAAAGATGGGGTGCAACAAGGTGTATTCAAAAATCTCAGGTTGGGTAAGTATCAAATTGACGCAACTCTGGATCTACACGGCAAACCTTTTCGTGAAGCCAGGAAATCGCTCTTTGATTTCATCATCGACTGCCACCAACGCAGCATTCGAGTTCTGTTGATACGACACGGGATAGGTCTGAAAAGTAAACCCTTTCCGGCCATTCTGAAAAGCTATTGTAATAAATGGCTACAGGAAATGCCGCAAATACTCGCCTTTCATTCTGCGCTGAGTTGCCATGGGGGAAATGGTGCGACTTATGTGCTCCTGAAAAAGAGCGAAGAGAAAAAAGTAGAGAACCGAGAAAAGCATGCAAAACGATGA
- the fkpB gene encoding FKBP-type peptidyl-prolyl cis-trans isomerase encodes MSEQLIGPQSEVLFHFSIKLADGSAADSTKVHDKPAKLFMGDGSLTENFEKCLLGLQAGDSKSFELEPQDAFGMPNPDNIYYVDRSKFGADTPAEVGSIIAFTQPDGTELPGLVREVAGDSVTVDFNHPLAGQKVTFEVDILEVKN; translated from the coding sequence ATGAGCGAGCAGCTAATAGGCCCACAATCTGAAGTTTTATTTCATTTTTCGATAAAACTGGCTGACGGATCTGCAGCGGACTCAACGAAAGTGCATGATAAGCCTGCAAAGCTCTTTATGGGCGATGGCAGCCTGACGGAGAACTTTGAGAAGTGCTTATTAGGACTGCAAGCGGGCGACAGCAAATCGTTCGAGCTTGAGCCACAAGATGCCTTTGGGATGCCAAACCCGGATAATATCTATTATGTTGACCGCAGTAAGTTTGGTGCTGATACGCCTGCGGAAGTAGGCAGTATTATTGCGTTTACTCAGCCTGATGGCACTGAGCTTCCTGGCCTGGTACGTGAAGTTGCCGGTGATTCAGTGACAGTCGACTTTAACCACCCACTGGCCGGGCAAAAGGTGACCTTTGAAGTCGATATTTTAGAGGTAAAAAACTAA
- the lspA gene encoding signal peptidase II, with protein MTKSTERSGLVWLWLSLLLFAVDFGTKALVVENMRLYESIELLPFFNFTYMHNYGAAFSFLSEAGGWQRWFLSAIAVAISGLLVYWLKKLPANNWLLCSAYALVLSGALGNLYDRVTLGYVVDFLHFYYQDWHYPAFNVADMAIVGGAGLLLFDAIFGDNADTQEKKA; from the coding sequence ATGACCAAATCGACCGAGCGTAGTGGTCTGGTGTGGTTGTGGCTGAGTCTACTGCTTTTTGCAGTAGACTTCGGCACGAAAGCACTGGTAGTCGAAAATATGCGACTCTATGAGTCTATTGAGTTGCTGCCATTTTTTAATTTTACCTATATGCACAACTATGGCGCAGCGTTCAGCTTTTTAAGTGAGGCGGGCGGTTGGCAACGTTGGTTCTTGAGTGCAATTGCCGTGGCCATCAGTGGCTTGCTCGTGTATTGGTTGAAGAAGTTACCTGCCAATAACTGGTTATTGTGTAGTGCATACGCGCTCGTTTTGTCTGGTGCTTTAGGTAACCTGTATGACCGGGTTACTTTAGGCTATGTGGTTGACTTTTTACACTTTTATTATCAAGACTGGCATTACCCGGCATTTAATGTGGCAGATATGGCCATTGTTGGCGGTGCTGGTTTATTGTTATTTGACGCCATTTTTGGTGACAACGCGGATACGCAGGAGAAAAAGGCATGA
- the rpsT gene encoding 30S ribosomal protein S20, which translates to MANIKSAKKRAITSEKRRQHNASRRSMMRTYFKKVIAAIEAGDKEAAQQAFAVATPILDRYATKGLIHKNKAARHKSRLAAKIKAL; encoded by the coding sequence TTGGCTAACATCAAGTCTGCAAAAAAACGCGCTATCACTAGCGAAAAACGTCGTCAGCACAACGCAAGCCGTCGTTCAATGATGCGTACTTACTTCAAAAAAGTAATCGCTGCAATTGAAGCTGGTGACAAAGAAGCTGCACAGCAAGCTTTCGCTGTCGCTACACCTATCCTGGACCGTTACGCAACTAAAGGTCTTATCCACAAAAACAAAGCTGCTCGTCATAAGAGCCGCCTAGCTGCTAAAATCAAAGCACTATAA
- a CDS encoding 2-hydroxyacid dehydrogenase: MALLVCVTGRDNSKLLAGLRESLPDTDIREWPQSGDLAEIEFVLAWNAPESLWQKLPNLKVVQSFGAGVDGIPLAALPSGVQVCRIVDPALADDMAEYVLGHVLAHKLRLRQYYQQQHHQLWRPKRACSGSRVGILGLGQLGQVAATKLSQNGFEVLGWSRSEKKIPGITTFCGQAQLTRFASQCDYLICLLPLTAQTHGILNKTLFEAMPTHGVLINVARGAHLNETDLLHALDTEQIAAATLDVFASEPVEPEHAFWHHSKITMTPHVAALTSLKTAMAQIVSNMQAMQMGRPLSHCVDISLGY, encoded by the coding sequence ATGGCACTATTAGTCTGTGTAACGGGCAGAGACAACAGTAAACTGTTAGCAGGATTACGAGAAAGCCTGCCAGATACTGATATCAGAGAGTGGCCACAATCGGGAGATTTGGCTGAGATTGAATTTGTGTTGGCCTGGAATGCGCCTGAGTCTTTATGGCAAAAGCTGCCTAATTTAAAAGTGGTGCAGTCATTTGGCGCGGGTGTAGATGGAATACCGCTAGCTGCATTGCCATCAGGGGTTCAGGTGTGTCGAATAGTAGACCCTGCGCTTGCGGATGATATGGCAGAATATGTGCTGGGACATGTGCTCGCTCACAAGCTGCGATTGAGACAATATTATCAACAACAACACCACCAACTCTGGCGTCCTAAGCGTGCCTGTAGCGGGAGTCGTGTGGGTATACTGGGACTTGGACAGCTTGGTCAAGTGGCCGCTACTAAGCTGAGCCAAAATGGCTTTGAGGTACTGGGCTGGTCACGGAGTGAAAAAAAGATACCGGGTATTACTACGTTTTGCGGGCAGGCGCAGCTAACTCGATTTGCCTCTCAGTGTGATTACCTTATCTGCTTGCTGCCTCTGACGGCGCAAACACACGGTATTTTAAATAAAACGCTGTTTGAGGCGATGCCAACGCATGGCGTACTGATTAACGTTGCCAGAGGCGCGCACCTCAATGAAACCGATCTGCTCCATGCGCTGGATACTGAGCAAATTGCAGCGGCTACGCTGGATGTTTTTGCATCAGAGCCGGTCGAACCAGAACATGCGTTTTGGCATCATTCGAAAATCACAATGACACCTCATGTGGCCGCGTTGACCAGTCTGAAAACGGCCATGGCCCAGATAGTTTCTAACATGCAAGCGATGCAAATGGGCAGGCCTTTATCACATTGTGTGGATATTAGTCTGGGTTATTGA
- the ispH gene encoding 4-hydroxy-3-methylbut-2-enyl diphosphate reductase — translation MEILLANPRGFCAGVDRAISIVERALDIFEKPIYVRHEVVHNKYVVDGLRARGAVFVEELDQVPDDSIVIFSAHGVSQQVRQEAKRRELKVFDATCPLVTKVHMEVTRASRKGTECILIGHHGHPEVEGTMGQYNNSAGGIYLVETPEDVATLEVKDPSNLFYCSQTTLSVDDTSDVIEALREKFPQIHGPRKDDICYATQNRQDAVRDLANKVDLLLVVGAKNSSNSNRLRELADKMGTRAFLIDDDQCLEASWFEGVGKVGVTAGASAPEVLVQQVIARLKALGGQTVVENPGQEENVVFAVPVELR, via the coding sequence ATGGAGATCTTACTCGCCAATCCGCGTGGCTTTTGTGCCGGGGTTGATCGCGCTATTAGTATTGTTGAGCGTGCACTCGATATCTTTGAAAAACCGATTTATGTTCGTCATGAAGTTGTACACAACAAGTATGTGGTTGACGGATTGCGCGCTCGTGGGGCGGTATTTGTGGAAGAGCTGGACCAGGTGCCTGATGACAGTATTGTGATCTTTAGTGCGCATGGCGTGTCACAGCAGGTGCGACAGGAAGCCAAACGTCGTGAACTGAAAGTATTTGATGCAACATGTCCTCTGGTCACAAAAGTACATATGGAAGTCACACGTGCAAGCCGAAAAGGCACTGAATGTATCCTCATCGGTCATCATGGGCACCCGGAAGTAGAAGGCACTATGGGTCAATACAATAACTCGGCGGGCGGGATTTACCTGGTTGAAACTCCAGAAGACGTTGCAACGCTTGAGGTGAAAGATCCCAGTAACCTGTTTTACTGCAGTCAGACGACCTTGTCAGTGGATGATACCTCAGATGTGATTGAAGCACTGCGTGAGAAATTTCCACAGATCCATGGTCCCCGCAAAGATGATATTTGCTATGCCACACAAAATCGTCAGGATGCAGTGAGAGATTTGGCTAACAAGGTCGACTTGCTACTTGTGGTCGGAGCGAAGAACAGCTCCAACTCCAATCGATTACGTGAGCTGGCAGACAAAATGGGCACCCGGGCCTTTTTGATTGACGACGATCAGTGTCTGGAAGCAAGTTGGTTTGAAGGGGTTGGCAAAGTTGGTGTTACCGCTGGCGCATCTGCACCTGAAGTGTTGGTACAGCAAGTGATTGCTCGCCTTAAAGCGCTGGGTGGACAAACCGTCGTGGAAAACCCTGGGCAGGAAGAAAACGTGGTTTTCGCTGTTCCTGTAGAGCTTAGGTAA
- the murJ gene encoding murein biosynthesis integral membrane protein MurJ, translating to MAKGLFKSGMIVSAMTMISRVMGLVRDAVVANLLGAGLAADVFLFANRIPNFMRRLFAEGAFAQAFVPVLAEIKEQHGDDKVRLFVAQAAGTLGTILMLVTLIGVIGSPVIAGLFGTSWFIDWWQGGENAEKFVLASALLKLTFPYLFFISLVALSGAVLNVYNRFSVAAFTPVLLNISIIGSALLLHDQFEQGAYALAIGVFLGGLVQFLFQLPFLARLGMLSRPTFAWHAPEVVKVRKLMLPAMFGVSVSQINLLLDTIIAAALATGSIAWLYFADRLIEFPLGLFGIGIATVILPALSKLHAKDSIQEFQQTLDWGVRFVLFLGIPAMAGLILISPIIISVLFGHGAFVESEQDNIGAVSGAVTAYSVGLVSFMLIKVLAPGFFARQDTKTPVKIGIIAMSLNMLFNLMLAPFIGYLGLALATALSATCNAALLYRYLNQAGVYRVSGFTLTFAAKCLLASVVMSGVLLWLDKVLPWQGRAFMEQIGILGLQLMAAILTYFVVMYLTGVRLSTIRDSSAVPASTA from the coding sequence GTGGCGAAGGGGTTATTTAAATCGGGCATGATAGTGAGTGCGATGACCATGATATCCCGTGTGATGGGGCTGGTCAGAGACGCGGTAGTGGCAAACTTGCTCGGGGCAGGGCTTGCCGCAGATGTGTTTTTATTTGCAAATCGCATCCCGAACTTTATGCGTCGCCTTTTTGCCGAGGGTGCTTTTGCTCAGGCATTTGTGCCAGTACTCGCTGAGATAAAAGAGCAACATGGAGATGACAAGGTTCGGCTATTTGTTGCACAAGCCGCAGGGACCTTGGGTACCATTCTCATGCTGGTGACTTTGATTGGCGTCATCGGTTCACCTGTCATAGCCGGGCTGTTCGGGACAAGTTGGTTTATTGACTGGTGGCAGGGGGGGGAAAATGCAGAAAAGTTTGTGCTGGCCAGTGCCTTGTTAAAGCTGACTTTTCCATATCTGTTCTTTATCTCTTTGGTTGCACTGAGTGGCGCAGTACTGAATGTGTATAACCGCTTCTCTGTGGCGGCATTCACACCTGTGTTATTGAATATCTCTATCATTGGCAGTGCACTTTTGCTCCACGACCAGTTTGAGCAGGGTGCATATGCTTTGGCCATCGGTGTGTTTCTGGGCGGGCTGGTGCAATTTTTATTTCAACTGCCCTTTCTGGCCCGCCTCGGCATGTTGTCAAGGCCCACATTTGCCTGGCATGCACCTGAGGTAGTAAAAGTTCGTAAACTGATGCTCCCGGCTATGTTTGGGGTATCTGTCAGTCAGATCAATCTGCTGCTTGATACTATTATTGCTGCGGCATTGGCAACCGGGTCTATCGCCTGGTTATATTTTGCTGACAGGCTAATTGAGTTTCCACTTGGATTGTTCGGCATTGGTATTGCTACTGTGATTTTACCTGCATTGTCTAAGCTCCATGCAAAAGATAGTATTCAGGAATTTCAGCAAACACTGGACTGGGGTGTTCGATTCGTGCTGTTTCTGGGGATCCCTGCGATGGCCGGATTGATACTCATCAGTCCGATCATTATCTCTGTTTTGTTTGGTCATGGCGCGTTTGTTGAGAGCGAGCAGGACAACATTGGTGCTGTAAGCGGCGCCGTTACGGCCTATTCGGTTGGTCTGGTCAGTTTCATGTTAATTAAAGTTCTGGCCCCCGGTTTTTTTGCCCGCCAAGATACGAAAACTCCCGTAAAAATCGGTATCATTGCGATGTCACTCAACATGCTGTTTAACCTGATGCTTGCGCCTTTTATTGGTTATCTCGGCTTAGCACTGGCAACGGCATTATCAGCCACCTGTAATGCCGCGTTGTTATATCGATATCTCAATCAGGCTGGGGTATATCGAGTATCGGGCTTCACCCTGACATTTGCTGCTAAATGTCTGCTCGCAAGTGTCGTGATGTCGGGTGTCTTATTGTGGCTGGATAAAGTGTTGCCATGGCAGGGGCGAGCATTCATGGAGCAAATCGGTATATTGGGTCTACAATTGATGGCCGCAATACTGACTTACTTCGTTGTTATGTACCTTACAGGGGTTCGACTGAGTACGATTAGGGATAGTTCTGCCGTTCCTGCAAGCACTGCGTAG